The Deltaproteobacteria bacterium genome segment ATCAACGACGAGATCGACAAGATGCGCCACTCGGCCACCCGCTCGCTGCTGGAGCGCAACGACGTGATCATCGTGGCCAGCGTCTCCTGCATCTATGGCCTGGGCTCCCCTGAGGCCTATTATGGTCTGCTCCTCTACCTGGAGAGGGGAAAGAGGATAAAGAGGGGGGATATCCTCTCCAAGCTGGTGGAGATCCACTATGAGCGCAATGACATCGACTTCCACCGGGGGACCTTCCGGGTGCGGGGTGATGTGGTTGAGATCTTCCCCCCCTATGAGGAGGCCAAGGCCATCCGGGTGGAGCTCTTCGATGAGGTGGTCGACGGAATCTACGAGATCGATCCCCTGCGGGGCAGGGTCATCTCCTCCCTGGAGAAGATCGCCATCTACCCAGGGAGCCACTATGTGACCACAAGGGAGAGGATGCGGCTGGCCATCGAGGGGATCAAGGAGGAGCTGAGGGGGCGGCTAGCAGAACTCAGGGCCCAGGGGAAACTTTTGGAGGCCCAGAGGTTGGAGCAGAGGACCATGTTCGACCTGGAGATGCTCCAGGAGATCGGCTACTGCAAGGGGATCGAGAATTACTCCCGGCACCTCACCGGCCGCCAGCCAGGGGAGCCTCCCCCAACGCTGCTCGACTACCTTCCACAGAACGCCCTGATCATGATCGATGAATCCCACGTCACCATCCCCCAGTTGGGGGGGATGTACCACGGGGACCGCTCCCGCAAGGAGATCCTGGTGGGGTATGGATTCCGTCTTCCCTCGGCCCTGGACAACCGCCCCCTCACCTTCGAGGAGTTTGAGGAGAGGGTCAACCAGGTCATCTCCGTCTCCGCTACCCCGGGTACGTATGAAGTGGCAAAGAGCGACGGGGGGGTGGTGGAGCAGATCATCAGGCCCACGGGATTGATGGACCCGGGCATCGAGGTGCGGCCTGCGCACAACCAGGTGGACGACCTCCTGGGGGAGATCAGGGAGCGGGTCGAGATGGGGGATAGGATCCTGGTCACCACGCTGACGAAACGGATGGCCGAGGACCTGACAGAGTACTACGCTGAGCTCGGGGTAAGGGTGAAATACCTCCACTCGGAGATCGATACCCTGGAGCGGGTGGAGATCATCAGGGACCTGAGGCTGGGGAAGTTTGATTGCCTGGTGGGGATCAACCTCCTGCGGGAGGGGCTTGACATCCCCGAGGTGTCGCTGGTGGCCATCCTCGATGCCGACCGGGAGGGGTTTCTGCGCTCTGAGAGGGCCCTGATCCAGACCTGTGGAAGGGCGGCCAGGAACGTGGCAGGGAAGGTCCTGATGTACGCCGAGGGGATCACCCCCTCTATGGCCTTGGCCATAGAGGAGACCACTAGGAGGCGGAGGATCCAGGAGGAGTTCAATAAAATTCACGGCATCACCCCTGAAACCATCAAGAAGTCGATCCACGATGTCCTTACCTCCGTCTATGAGGCCGACTACTACACTGTCCCCGTCGTGAGGGAGGAGGAAGAGGGGTACCTCTCCCCCAGGGAGATCCCCCAGGCCATCAAGAGACTAAAAAAGGAGATGAGGCAGGCGGCCGAGAGGCTGGAGTTCGAGCGGGCAGCACAACTCCGAGACCGCATTCAGCGCCTCCAGGAGGCCGCCATCACCAGGGATATACCCTTGGATGAATAGAAATTGGAGGAGATGGATCTGAGCACTCAAGTTGAGTCTCTACCCCAGGCCCCTGGGGTCTATATCTTCAAGGATCCGAAGGGAAGTATCCTCTATATAGGCAAGGCCAAGGACCTGCGCAAGAGGGTGAGGACCTACTTTCAGGGGAGGGAAAGGGACACAAAGACCTCAGTGATGCTCTCACGGGTCGCGGAGATTGACCACATCGCCACCCAGACAGACAAAGAGGCCTTTATCCTGGAGGACACCCTTATCAAGGAACACCGCCCCCGCTACAATGTCAAGCTCAGGGATGACAAGAGATATCCCTGCCTCAGGCTCAGCGTGCAGGAGAGATTCCCCAGGCTCTCTGTGGTGAGAAAGACCAAGCAGGATGGCTCCCTCTACTTTGGCCCGTTCCCATCAGCTACTTCAGTGCGCGAGACCATGAAGGCCATTCACAATGTCTTTCCATTGCGCAGCTGCAGCCCCTCACAATTCGCCCACCGCAGCCGCCCCTGCCTCAACTTCCAGATGAAGAGGTGTCTGGCCCCCTGTTGTCATGAGGTGGACGAGGAGGAGTACGGCCGGATCGTACAACAGGTCCGTCTCTTCCTGGAGGGGAAGAGCCACCATCTTGCAGGGGAGTTGCGCCGCAGGATGAAGAAAGAGGCACAGACCCTGAACTTCGAAGAGGCGGCCAGGACCAGGGACCGCCTTGCCTACCTGGAACGGATTATTGAGAAGCAAAAGGTGGTCTCCCAGGACATCTCCCATCGGGATGCAATCGCCCTCTGGTGCCAAGGGGGAAGGGTGGGAATCCAGGTCCTCTTCATCCGCGGGGGGAGGCTCCTGGGGGGAAAGTTCTTCACCATAAGAGATTCGGGGCTCCCCGATCAGGAGATCTTATCCTCCTTCCTGCGCCAGTTCTACCAGGAAGGGAAGTTCATCCCCCAGGAGATCCTCATAGCAGCGCCCCTAGAGGACGCCCCCCTCCTGGAGGAGATACTGGGAGAGAGAGGTAAAAAGGGGATAAAGATCCGCCATCCACGGAAGGGGCAGAAGAGTTACGACCTCCTCCAGATGGCCCTGGAGAACGCCCAGGGAAAACTCATAGGCCAGCTCCGGGGTGAGGGGGTCCTCCAGGAGATGAAAGAGAGGTTTCACCTCAGCCAGATACCCCACAGGATTGAGGGGTTTGACATCTCCAACCTGGGAGGGGGGTTGGCTGTGGGCTCCATGGTGGTCTTTGAGGATGGGGAGCCTGCCAAGGCCCGCTATCGCAGGTACCGAATAAAGGCCGTGAAGGGGATAGACGATTATGCAATGACCTATGAGGTCCTGCTGCGCAGGTTTCGCCGTGGAAAAGAAGAGGGAGATCTCCCCGATTTGATCCTCATCGATGGAGGCAAAGGACAGTTGAATGTCGCCCTGGAGGTCCTAAAGGAATTGAAGATAGAGGACGTGGAAGCCCTGGGCCTGGCCAAGAAGAGAAGGCCAGGGGAGAAAGAAAAGGTCTTCCTCCCCAACAGGAAAGAACCCATCGCCCTGCGGGGCTCATCCCCTTCTTCGTTGCTCCTGCAGCGGATCAGGGGCGAGGCCCACCGCTTCGCCATTACTTACCATAAGCGATTACGCAGAAAGGAGGGGCTGAAATCAATTCTCGATGAGATACCCGGAATAGGAGAGAACAGAAAACGAACCCTCTTGGAACAACTGGGGGGGCTGGAAGGGGTAAAAAGGGCCTCTACAGCGGAGCTGGCCAGGGTGCCAGGTATAAACCGCCCCCTTGCCCAGAAGGTCTGGGAGCATTTCCATGGAAAGGAGAGAGGAGGTAGCCATGCAGATCAAGATCGATAAAGCGACCTTAGAAATAGTTCAGGGGGACATCACCCAACAGACAACCGACGCCATCGTCAACGCCGCCAACCCCACCCTGCTGGGAGGGGGTGGTGTGGACGGGGCCATCCATCGCGCAGCAGGGCCAAAACTGTTGGAGGAATGCCGGACCCTGGGAGGGTGCAAGACAGGAGACGCCAAGATTACCAAAGGGTATCGCCTGAAGGCCAGGCATGTCATCCATACGGTAGGGCCTGTCTACCATCGGGAGGGAGCGCGGGCAGCGGAGCTTCTAGCCAGCGCCTATTGCAGGAGCCTGGAGGTAGCCAGTCAAAATGGTTTAAAGAGCATCGCCTTTCCCTCCATCAGCACCGGGGCCTATGGCTATCCCATAGAGGAGGCCGCCCCTATTGCCCTCCAGACGGTGATAGACTACCTTAAGGATCATCAGGAGATAGAGTTGGTGCGCTTTGTACTCTTCGACCGGCACACCCTTGAGGCCTATGAGGAGGCGCTTAAGAAGCTGTCAGCATAAAGGGAGAAATTGTGGGGACGTCCATTTGTAAATAAGTAACTCAATTGGGCAAGCGCTAACCTTTTGATATTCTAAAGAAATGGCCTAACAGGGGTCGTACCAGGGGTACCACCAAGGATACCACCAGGGATCCCAAAGACCCCAAGGGTATGGTTCATACGTACGAGGCTGTTCTTTCTCCCACAGATGGATCTCTTCGATCAAGATATAGGGGTAGTGATATTCTATTTCACCCAGCGGCAGGACCTTCTCCCCCTGCACCACCCCGGCGATGGTCACCTTTCTCCCCTTTTGGTAGATCTCACCCTCGAGAAGGCCCTTATAGAGGGCCAAAAAGCGGCCCTCGGAGATATCGGTCTGAATAGGTCTGCCCTCACGATCCAACTTGGTCTGATAGACTTCTAGCAGGGTCCCCTCCTTTTTGTTCACCGTCTTGACGATAACTCCTCCTAGCAGGACTACCTTACCCTTATGGGCGTTGGGGTCCTTGCTCAGTTCTGAGAAAGTGATCTCCTTATCCACCTCTTTCAGGACGTCTCTGGAGATGGTGTGGACGCAGCCGGATAAAAAGACAAGGGCCATCACTATAACTAGAAGCCTCATCATTGCGCCTCCTAAACACCTCAGTTAGCGTTTGAGGATTTCGGTAAAAAACTTTGAACCCTTGAATCCTCTAAAAAACCACCCCCACACCGAAATGTACCCGGGGTTCTGCAGAGGAAGATTTCTCTTCTGGCCAGAGATAAAGTTCCCTCTTCTCAACGATGAGATAAGTATAATCTATCTCACCTAATGGGCGCACCTCTTTTCCCACCACGGTACCCGCCACGGTGACCTTCCTCCCGTGGCTGTAGATGGCCGGATCGAGGAACCCGGGGACAGTAACAATAAATCTCCCCTTTGATACATCCCCTGCTGCGGGCCTCCCTCGAAAGCCGAGGGGGCGCTGTAAGACGAAGATCAGGGTCTTGTCAGGGAGGTTTTGGGTCTCGATGACGTCACCTCCCAAAAGCAAGGTCCTCCCCTTATAGGCCTCTGGTTCTTCCGACAATTGTTCAAAGCTGACACCCTTATCGACTTCCTTTAACACCTCCCTAGAGATCACCGGGGCGCAACCAGCCAGCAAGAGGATGGTCAACACGGCAATGGGGATGAAGAAGGGGTTATATTTTACCGTACTCATCTTTCCACCTCCTCACCTCTTCCTGCCTCTCCTTTTCTTCCTTCCACATCTCCTCCAGGTCCTGAAGGCATGTCTCCATTTCTCCTATCCCCTTAAATATTATCTCGGCATACCCCTTTGTCTCATTCTTGTTGGCCTTCTTGTGCAATCTGCGGGCGAACCCACCGATGACCATAAACCTGTTGCGCAGAAAATGGGCCATGGATTTGACTATCTCCTCCCGATCTTCGTACGAACGGATGAGCTCATTTACCAGCTCCGCCTTCCCCACCGTCTCTCCTATCAGATCGGCCATGATCAGGAGGTAATCAAATTCCTCCTCTGCGATAGGGGTTTGCTCCCTGCCTGAATCGACCACCAGCACCCCAAATTTCACCTCCTGTTGCGTCCTGGCATCTACATATTTCAGGGGAACCACCGCCTTGATCTTCACCCTCTCTTTCAGGGTATGTTCGTAACCGTTGGTCTGGGAAGGGTCTGTAAGGTTCAAGGCCCTCCCCTCTTCAAATACCTCCCACACGATGCTCCTTTTGACGATCTTCTTGGAGGTATGAAGATCCTCTTTATAGTCCCCAATCCAATACTTGATCATCAACCTTCCATCTTCTAAAACAGCATACCTGGCCCTCTTGCCCAACCTTTCATTTACGTGTTCCAGGGCCCTTCTGATGATTATGTCTTTGTCAAGGGATCGGCTTAATAGGCGGGCGACATCGATCAAATCTTCATAATGCTTCTCTAATCCCTCCAATTTGGCACCTTTTGGGGCCATCTCTTCTCCTTAAACACTTATGCCTTTGCTATTATAGCATCATACCCACCATCAATCTACCATCACCCTTTCCCTTCCCCGTAGGATATTCACCCCCAAAACCAAGATGGCGGAGAGGTTCAAGGCAATGACCACGTAGATGGCCTTTTCTATACCCAGGATAGGCAATAGGATGACGCTGATGACCAGGGCCCCCGCGGCAGAGCCCAGGAGATCGACGCCGTTTATCAGGCCCCCTATCCTTCCGATCTCGCTCCCCTCCCCCAGATAGATCTTGTTGGCCAAGGGGAAGTGGACACCACCGAGAAATCCAGCCAGCAGTGTCAGGAAGGGGAAGATCACCTCCATCAGGCGGGAAAGGGGGGTGGGAAAGACCCCTTGGTGGAGGCCCAGGATGAGCAGAAGTACACCAAGGGCATAAATGGCCACCCCAGCCTGGACCATGAGCAGAGAGCGCAGGGGCCTTTTGATCCTTTTCATGCCAGCGGTTATCATCCACCCCCCCAGGGCAAGTCCGATCATGTAGGCGGTGATGATTATCCCTATCTTATAATAGAGATAGCCGTAGATGATCTGAAAGGCGAGGATGAGGATGACCTCTAAGGCGATCTCCGAAAACCCCGTGACCGAGACGGCCCATAACAGGGGGGCAGAGGAAGAGGGTCTCCTCCCCCTCCATAAGAGGGCAAGGGTAATGATGGCGAATAGATAAAATATCCACTCCACCCTCATGCCCAACATCCGCAAGAACCACCTCTTTAACAGAGGGGTATATTGGGCACTCCAGAGGACGATATCGTAAAAATAACAAATGGGGTGTAGGTCCTTATTTATCCCCGATCCTCTTCCACGCTCCAAGATGGATTGGAGATAGCGGACCCTCTCAGGGGAAAGGTTGAACAGGATGTAATATTCGCGGACATAGCGGAGTCTTAAGTTCCTAAGGCATGCCCGCTGGACCAGGATCCTAGGATCTGGGATTAGGACTCCCTTTGTCCCCGTCCCCAAAAACCTGGCCGCAGGGCCTGGGAGGACTATGACCTCGGGGAAGATCTCCCTCATGGTCCAATAGATCGAGCTCAAGAACTGGGCCAAGGTATGGCCGATGACATTCTCCGAGGAGCTGACCGAGAGGTAAAAGATCCCCCCCTTATGGAGGGCCTCCTTCACCTCGGCGAAGAACTCCCGTGTGTAGCAACGGTTGAGCTGGGCGGTGGTCGGATCGGGCAGATTTAAGATGATCACATCATAACCCCTCTCCCCTCTTTGGACAAACCTCCGCCCATCAGTGTAAATGATCTGTACCCGTGGGTCATCCAGGGGCGAGGTGGCATCAGGGGGGAGATATCTCCTCCCCATCTTGATCAGCTGTGGGTCCAATTCCACGTAATCCAAGCGACGGACAGAGGGGTGCTTTAAGACCTCTCTCACCAGACCGCCGACCCCTCCACCGATCAATAGGACCTCCTTCGGCCCTGGATGCTCCAACAGGGCGAAGTGGACCGCTTCTTCGGCCGTCAGGGGATCGGGATAGGTGAAGTTCCATACCCCGTTCTCAAAGAAGCTCACCTGGGGGCCATCGTTGATCACAGTGATATTGCCATAGATGGTGTCCTTGCTGGCGATCACGTTATACCCCCTCCACCCCCACCCCTTGGAGATGAGGTTAACCCTCTCTCCATAAAAGGTCAGGGTACCAAGGAGGAGGCATATCCACAGGATGGCCAAGGGCCTCAGTGTCCGACCGAGGAGGAGGGAGGAGAAAGACAAAAGGGCAGCCGTAAGCAGGACAACCTGCCAGGGATTTAGAAAATGGACAAGAAGATAGCTGAAGGCCACCCCTCCTATCCCCGCCCCCAAGGCCTCGTAGGCATAGACCACCCCTACTGACCTCGCCTCTTTTCCGAGGATCTCTCCGAGGAGGCTGCACCCCAGGGAAAAGAGGAAACCCGAGAACAGACAAAAGGGGACAAGGAGGAAAAAGATACCCATAACCATCTGCGGCAAGGAGGCGATCTCCCCCACAGGGACCCCCAGCAGGGGGCGCAGATAACGGGCCAGCAGCAAACTGGCAGGGAGGAGGGAGGCGAGGACCAACTGGACCAGGGCAAAGAAGGAGAATTTCCCCTTGATGCGATCGGAGAACACTCCCAAGACGGCACTCCCCACAGCCGTCCAGAGGAGCCAGGCCGATAACATCACCCCTGTCGAGAGCTCATTGCCAGAGAAGACTACCATGAGCTCTCGGAGCAGGATGATTTGTGCCAGGAGGGCGCCCAACCCCATAAGGACGAAGGCAAATACTGCCCTTCCTTTCCCCCTCCCCTTAACCACCCCTCCCCCTTCCGGCCACCAGCAAGGTAATCTCACCCCTGATTTGCCTCTGCTCTAATCCATCTATGACCTCGGCTATCCTCCCCCTGATCACCTCCTCATATAATTTAGTCAGCTCCCTGGCCACAACAATCTGCCGATCCCCACAAATATCTCTTAGATCCCCCAGGGTGTGCAGGAGGCGATGGGGGGCTTCGTAGAGGATGATGGTCCCCCGCAATTCCTTTATCTCCTCTATCCTCCTCTTCCTCTTGGCTCCTTTAGGAGGGAGAAATCCAAAGAAGTGAAAGGAGTCGGTGGGAAGCCCGGATACGGCAAGGGCCGCAATGAGGGCAGAGGGCCCGGGGATGGGGATCACCTCTATCCCCTCCTCGATGGCCCGCTGAACCAGGCGAAAACCAGGGTCGGAGATCCCAGGGGTGCCTGCATCGGAGATCAAGGCTATCTCTTCGCCATTAACAAGTCTCTTTACCAAGACCTCCTTCTTGCTCGGCTCATTGTGCTCGAAAAGACTGGTGAGAGAAGCCCTTATCCGATAACGCCCCAGGAGCCTCTTCGCCCTCCTGGTATCCTCGGCGGCGATCAAATCCACCCTGCGCAAGACCTTGATGGCCCGGAGGGTAATATCCTCCAGGTTACCTATCGGGGTGGAGACCAAGTAGAGTCTTCCCTTCCTCCTTGCCATAGGGGCTATCCCCCCTCCTCTGCCTTGCTCTCCTCCCAAAGGGCATCCATCTCGGGCAGAGACACCTCATGAGGTCCCTTGCCCTCTTCTTTTAATCTCTTCTCTATGTATTTAAACCTTTTCGCAAACCTATCCGTGGCCTTCCTTAAGGAATCTTCGGGGTCTACATTGATGAACCTGGCCAGATTTACCATGGTAAAGAGGACATCCCCAAATTCATTCCTTAGCTTTTCTTCCTTCCCCTCTCGCAAGGCCTCCTTAAACTCCCTTAATTCCTCCTCCAGTTTCTTCCAGACCTGATCCCTACCCTTCCAATCGAAACCCACCTTAGAGGCCCTCTGCGTCAGCCGGTAGGCCCTCATAAGGGAGGGGAGGTATCGGGGGATACCCTCCATCAAGGATCTGCTCGGTTTCTCTTTGGCCTTCAGTTTCGCCCAATTCGCCTCTACCTCTTGGGGATCAGAGACCTGGGATCTACCAAAGACATGAGGGTGCCGACGGATCATCTTTTCGGCCACCCCTTGGATCACATCATAGATGTCGAAAGGACCCTCTTCTTGGGCGATCCTAGCCATGAAGATGATGTGGAAGAGAAGATCCCCTAGTTCCTCCTGGAGCCCTTTGTCATCACCCGTGTCCAAGGCCTCCAAGACCTCGTAAGTCTCCTCGATGAGGAAGGGCTTGAGGCTATCCTTGGTCTGGCGGCGGTCCCATGGGCATCCACCCTCCCCCCTCAGCCGGGCCATGATATTTACCAGATCATCAAATCCCCTTTTCCCCATTTTGCCTCCTCTTACTTCAGATTAAGGCAATATCAGTGGATTTGCAAGGCGAAAAGAGGAAACAGATCCAGGAAGATCTTCTTGTGGATAATCATCGCTGGATATGATAGTATCTTGTCCAAAGGGGATAAAAATGAAAGAGGCTTACCTCTATGAGAAGTTATCAGGGGGGAAGGTCCGCTGCCATTTGTGCCATCATCGCTGCACCATTGCCGATGGGAAAAGGGGGCTTTGTTATGTCCGGGAGAACAGAGGAGGGACCCTCTACTCCCTGGTCTATGAAAGGCCCATCTCGGCCAACGTGGACCCCATTGAGAAAAAACCCCTCTTTCACTTCTTGCCGGGAAGCAGCGCCTTTTCCATAGCTACAGTGGGGTGTAACTTCCGCTGCCTCCACTGTCAGAATCACGATATCTCTCAGATGCCCATAGAGGAGGGGACGATCTCCGGCGACAAAGTATCATGTGAGGAGATCGTCTCCTTGGCCATCAAATACAACTGTGCCAGTATTGCTTACACCTATACCGAGCCCACCATCTTTTTTGAGTACGCCTACGATACGGCCAAGATCGCCCAAAAAAGGGGAATAAAAAACAACTTCGTCAGCAATGGCTTTATGACCTCAGAGGCCCTGGAGATGATCGCCCCCTATCTAGATGGGGCCAATGTAGATCTCAAATCCTTCTCTGAGGAGTTTTATCGAAAGGTATGTAGCGCGAAGTTGAAACCCGTGCTGGAGGACATCAAGAAGATGAAAGAACTGGGGATTTGGGTGGAGACCACCACCCTGATCATACCCACCATGAACGACTCAGAGGGGGAATTGCGGGAGATCGCCCGCTTCATCCTCTCAGTCTCCCCAGAGATCCCCTGGCACGTCACCGCCTTTTACCCCACTTATAAGATGCTGGACAAGCCAAGGACTCCACCAGGGATCATCAAGAGGGCCAGGGAGATCGGCCTGCAAGAGGGTTTGCGATATGTTTACTCAGGCAACATCCCCGGAGAAGAGGGAGAGAACACCTATTGCTACAATTGCAATAACGTGCTCATCCGCCGCTGGGGATTCCAGATATTGGAAAATAAAATTAAGGAAGGTAAGTGCCCTCACTGTGGCACCCCCATCGACGGGGTGGGGATGTAGAGATATCACCGTGAAAATCATTCACGGCAAAATTGAGCCTGCAAGTTTTTCGACCTGTTGCTATTTTCGGGCTCTACGTGAGGGGGCTGCGCCCCCTGAAACCCCTGGGTAAAGGAAGGGTTCAAGGGTTACAGGGGTCTAGGATTCCAGTGAAAAACAAATTACTTGAACCCTTGAATCCTAGAATCCTGTATTTTCATTGGTGGGGGTGAGGGTAAGCCCCCATGAGGGTTTATGATTGACCATGAATGAGGACAAGAGGGGAAAGAACATTTGGGCAATAGGAGGAGGGAAGGGGGGGGTTGGTAAGAGCTTTGTGGCCATCAATCTTGGGATAGCCCTCTGCGAGCGGGGCAAAGAGGTGATATTAGTAGACGCCGATTTGGGGGGCGCAAACCTCCACACCCTCTTGGGTATCACCTACCCTACCATCACTCTAGATGACTTTATTAGGAAAAAAGTAAGAAGCATCGAGGATGTCCTTATGGAGACAGAGGTACCTCATCTCAAATTGATCACCGGATCCCTCGATATCGTGACGATAAGCAACCCTAAGTATACCCAAAAACAGAGGGTCATACGCCACATACGTTCCCTGGACGCCGACTACGTCATCCTTGATCTAGGGGCAGGTGCATCCTACCATGTCCTTGACTTCTTCCTCATCTCAGAGAGGGGGATCTTTCTCATCACCCCTGAGCCTACCTCCCTGGAGAATGCTTATAGGTTCCTGAGGGGGGGGGTTTTTCGCAAGTTGAGGAAATTGTCCTCTCAATATGAGGTCAAAAAGGTCATCGAGTTGGCCATGGACCGGGGTAACCCCCAGGGAATAAGGACCCCCTTTGATCTTCTCACGCGGGTGGAAGAGCAGGATAAGGAGATGGGAAAATTATTAAAGGAAGAGATCATGCGGTTTCGGCCACAATTGATCGTCAATCAGGTGAGAAACCGCAGGGAGGCTGAGCTTGGGTTCTCCGTCAAGAGCGCATGCCGAAAATACTTTGGCATTGAACTCAGCTACTTGGGCTACATCTTGTTCGACAATAACGTCTATTTCTCCACCCAAAGGGGACACCCCCTTCTCTTAAATCACCCAGCCTCTGATGCAGCTAGATGTATCAGAGACATCACCTCTAAATTAATAGACGGAGGGGAATTAGGGTGGTCTCTGCGCTAAGACCTTGTAAGGAACAGAATTACTATGAAATCCTTGAGGTCAGTCCTCAGGCCACGGATGAGGAGATACGTATTGCATACGAGAATCTAAAGACCACCTATAGTCCCAGCTCCCCTGGGATATACGCCCTCTTCACCCCGGAAGAGGTGAAGGATATCCTCACCAAGGTGGAGGAGGCCTATCGGGTGTTGAGCAACCCGCGGAGCCGAAGGGAATATGACCTCATGTTAAGAGGAGAAGGAGGAAAAGTGGCCATTCCTCCTTCAACTCCAATTGTTCCCCATCGACGCCTCGGCCCGGAGGAAATAAGGGAGATCATGGGTAGTAAAGAAGTGACATTTTCAGGAGAAAGTTTGCGTAAAATTCGCGAGTACCTCTCTTTGGGACTAGATGTGGTGGCAATGGAGACAAAAATAGGCAAGGACAACTTGAGATCCATCGAAGAAGAAGATATCCACGCCTTCCCTGCCCCGGTATACCTAAAGGGTTTTTTGGGGGCCTATGCCAAGATCTTGGGCCTTGATCCGTACAAGGTAGTCGAGGAGTACCTCCAGGGGATAACCCGAAAGGGTT includes the following:
- a CDS encoding helix-turn-helix domain-containing protein — translated: MVSALRPCKEQNYYEILEVSPQATDEEIRIAYENLKTTYSPSSPGIYALFTPEEVKDILTKVEEAYRVLSNPRSRREYDLMLRGEGGKVAIPPSTPIVPHRRLGPEEIREIMGSKEVTFSGESLRKIREYLSLGLDVVAMETKIGKDNLRSIEEEDIHAFPAPVYLKGFLGAYAKILGLDPYKVVEEYLQGITRKGYQGD
- the amrS gene encoding AmmeMemoRadiSam system radical SAM enzyme, which codes for MKEAYLYEKLSGGKVRCHLCHHRCTIADGKRGLCYVRENRGGTLYSLVYERPISANVDPIEKKPLFHFLPGSSAFSIATVGCNFRCLHCQNHDISQMPIEEGTISGDKVSCEEIVSLAIKYNCASIAYTYTEPTIFFEYAYDTAKIAQKRGIKNNFVSNGFMTSEALEMIAPYLDGANVDLKSFSEEFYRKVCSAKLKPVLEDIKKMKELGIWVETTTLIIPTMNDSEGELREIARFILSVSPEIPWHVTAFYPTYKMLDKPRTPPGIIKRAREIGLQEGLRYVYSGNIPGEEGENTYCYNCNNVLIRRWGFQILENKIKEGKCPHCGTPIDGVGM
- a CDS encoding P-loop NTPase; this translates as MTMNEDKRGKNIWAIGGGKGGVGKSFVAINLGIALCERGKEVILVDADLGGANLHTLLGITYPTITLDDFIRKKVRSIEDVLMETEVPHLKLITGSLDIVTISNPKYTQKQRVIRHIRSLDADYVILDLGAGASYHVLDFFLISERGIFLITPEPTSLENAYRFLRGGVFRKLRKLSSQYEVKKVIELAMDRGNPQGIRTPFDLLTRVEEQDKEMGKLLKEEIMRFRPQLIVNQVRNRREAELGFSVKSACRKYFGIELSYLGYILFDNNVYFSTQRGHPLLLNHPASDAARCIRDITSKLIDGGELGWSLR